Proteins encoded together in one Oncorhynchus masou masou isolate Uvic2021 chromosome 3, UVic_Omas_1.1, whole genome shotgun sequence window:
- the LOC135512609 gene encoding zinc finger protein SNAI2-like, producing the protein MPRSFLVKKHFNSSKKPNYSELESPIVFISPYLYKGLPLPVIPQPEILSSVVYNPITVWTTSSLPLSPLSSDLSPISGYPSSLSDTSSKDHSGSESPRSDEDERMLTKLIDPHGVEAEKFQCSLCKKSYSTYSGLLKHKQLHCDAQTRKSFSCKYCEKEYVSLGALKMHIRTHTLPCVCKICGKAFSRPWLLQGHIRTHTGEKPFSCPHCSRAFADRSNLRAHLQTHSDVKKYQCKNCSKTFSRMSLLHKHEESGCCVVH; encoded by the exons ATGCCACGCTCGTTTCTTGTCAAGAAACATTTCAACTCATCTAAGAAGCCAAATTATAGCGAGCTGGAAAGCCCTATAG TATTTATTTCACCGTATCTCTACAAAGGCCTTCCATTGCCAGTCATCCCTCAACCGGAGATCCTTAGCTCCGTGGTTTACAACCCTATCACCGTATGGACTACGAGCAGCTTGCCGTTATCCCCGCTTTCAAGTGACCTGTCTCCCATCTCTGGATACCCCTCATCGCTCTCTGACACCTCATCCAAAGACCACAGCGGCTCTGAGAGTCCCAGGAGCGATGAAGACGAGCGGATGCTTACCAAACTAATAGACCCACATGGAGTGGAGGCAGAGAAATTCCAATGTAGTTTGTGTAAAAAGTCCTATTCTACTTATTCTGGACTGCTGAAGCATAAGCAACTGCACTGTGACGCTCAGACGAGGAAATCATTCAGTTGTAAATACTGCGAAAAGGAGTACGTCAGTCTTGGAGCGCTAAAAATGCACATCAGAACTCACACTTTGCCTTGTGTCTGTAAAATATGTGGCAAAGCTTTCTCAAGACCGTGGTTGCTTCAGGGACACATCAGAACGCACACTG GAGAGAAGCCCTTCTCCTGCCCCCATTGCAGTAGGGCTTTTGCGGACAGGTCCAACCTCAGGGCTCACCTACAAACCCATTCGGATGTGAAAAAATACCAATGCAAGAACTGTTCCAAAACCTTCTCCAGAATGTCTCTTCTGCACAAGCATGAGGAATCTGGTTGTTGTGTAGTACATTGA